The Heptranchias perlo isolate sHepPer1 unplaced genomic scaffold, sHepPer1.hap1 HAP1_SCAFFOLD_53, whole genome shotgun sequence genome includes a region encoding these proteins:
- the LOC137315030 gene encoding probable G-protein coupled receptor 139: MGRAAILLMKDIYDPILAFVGVPANVVTIVILSRGNCGLSKCVSVYMVAMATADLLVIIFNLIVNQIFNYHFTYSFLSYTVVCKFILYNNCAVVDMSVWFTVSFSFDRFVSICFQEFKRKYWTKRTAIVVTVTITVLAYLKGILMLFSYGPERIINNVQWGCWPKVEVFTLPAWEAYSWIQTLSAPLIPFAFIALFNSLTVRIILVANRVRRELRGHNTNNQSDPEMENRRRSIILLFTISGSFILLWITAAVSFSLTRLSSTVYFQGDYSDPGYIATESGYLLEFLSCCTNTCIYAVTQRKFREELKTLLKSPWSLIRRLVKNEIKLNQTKDSSHN; encoded by the exons ATGGGACGGGCAGCAATTCTCCTGATGAAAGATATTTACGACCCTATTCTGGCATTCGTTGGTGTTCCGG caaatgtagtgacaattgtgattctctcccgaggaaattgcggcctttccaaatgtgtctctgtctacatggtggccatggcaacagcagatctactggtcatcatcttcaacCTAATAGTCAATCAGATATTCAATTATCACTTTACGTattcattcctgtcctacactgtggtttgtaagttcattctgtacaataattgTGCCGTAGTTGATATGTCGGTATGGTTTACAGTTTCGTtttcatttgaccgatttgtgtcGATTTGCTTTCAAGAGTTTAAAAGGAAGTATTGGACCAAGAGAACGGCAATCGTGGTTACAGTAACGATCACTGTCCTGGCATATTTAAAGGGCATTCTTATGTTGTTTTCATATGgacctgaacgaataattaacaatgtGCAGTGGGGATGCTGGCCAAAGGTGGAAGTTTTTACATTACCTGCATGGGAAGCATACAGCTGGATTCAGACTCTGTCAGCCCCATTGATTCCCTTTGCTTTCATAGCACTGTTTAATTCTTTGACCGTAAGAATAATATTAGTGGCCAATAGAGTCCGCAGAGAACTCCGCGGTCACAACACGAACAAtcagagtgacccagagatggagaaccgaaggagatccatcattttactcttcactatatcgggcagttttatactgttgtggataaCAGCTGCCGTGAGTTTTTCTCTCACCAGGCTTTCGAGCACCGTTTATTTTCAAGGTGATTATTCAGACCCTGGATATATCGCCACTGAAAGCGGATATCTGCTCGAGTttttgagttgctgcacaaatacgtgtatttatgcagttacccagaggaaattcagagaagaACTGAAAACTCTACTGaaatctccctggtcactgattcGCAGATTGGTTAAAAATGAGATAAAATTAAATCAAACCAAAGATTCTTCTCATAACTAA